The following are encoded together in the bacterium genome:
- a CDS encoding PD-(D/E)XK nuclease family protein, translated as MADETIDIKDMTRKLHQFVVNNDELELLEAKMGAFNPFNILKIEKHEIRHSNMLGWLLDPNANHNLHDKLLKKIISEVVSTSENIDSRLSVGNIQLNSFSDAEVKREWKNIDLLIASQSNNLVIFFENKIYSQEANNQLKRYLTIVREHYSTYCILPTYLTLMGDEPSEREDYCVLSYERICQIIKFSIDLYKDNLNPKVFDLIMYYSKILEVLTMQNADISRLCKDIYSKHKEAVDLIVEYGLTSEFESAANDFKIQNEDIIETFRNNRRYWFVPKEFKKYDLRIADEWRSPYCISFWFMKRQNDKLGLILEVGPVKNPEERIKLLKRIKEDNYFRVPVRALDPERKYTRIFTKYIDFDEWDNKDRIVEEMNDLYKNKAKIARNNILKLLDSWNR; from the coding sequence ATGGCGGATGAGACGATTGATATTAAAGATATGACACGTAAATTACATCAATTCGTTGTGAATAATGACGAACTCGAATTATTAGAGGCAAAGATGGGGGCATTTAATCCTTTTAATATTTTGAAAATTGAAAAGCATGAAATAAGACATTCAAATATGCTTGGATGGCTGTTAGACCCAAATGCAAATCATAATTTACATGACAAGTTATTAAAGAAAATAATAAGCGAAGTAGTTTCAACAAGCGAAAATATTGATTCGCGATTGTCTGTAGGAAATATTCAATTAAACAGTTTTTCTGATGCTGAAGTTAAGAGGGAGTGGAAAAATATTGACCTATTGATAGCTTCGCAGAGTAATAATCTAGTCATATTTTTTGAAAACAAAATATATTCACAAGAGGCAAATAATCAATTGAAGCGTTATTTAACAATTGTAAGAGAACATTATTCTACTTATTGTATTCTTCCAACGTATTTGACGCTTATGGGGGACGAACCGTCCGAGAGGGAAGATTATTGTGTTTTGAGTTATGAGCGGATATGTCAGATAATAAAATTTTCTATTGACCTATACAAAGATAATCTAAATCCAAAAGTTTTTGATTTGATTATGTATTATTCTAAAATATTGGAGGTTCTAACAATGCAAAACGCTGACATCAGTCGGTTATGTAAAGATATTTATTCAAAGCATAAGGAAGCAGTTGATTTAATTGTAGAATACGGATTAACGTCTGAGTTCGAATCAGCCGCTAATGATTTCAAAATACAGAACGAGGATATCATAGAGACATTCAGAAATAATAGGCGATATTGGTTTGTACCAAAAGAATTCAAGAAATATGATTTAAGAATAGCGGATGAATGGCGTTCTCCGTATTGTATTTCATTTTGGTTCATGAAACGCCAAAACGATAAGCTTGGGCTTATATTGGAAGTAGGACCAGTGAAGAATCCTGAGGAACGGATAAAACTATTGAAGCGCATTAAAGAAGATAATTATTTTAGAGTGCCCGTTCGAGCATTAGATCCCGAGCGAAAATATACACGAATATTTACTAAGTATATAGATTTTGATGAATGGGATAACAAAGATAGAATTGTGGAAGAGATGAATGATCTGTATAAAAATAAAGCCAAGATTGCGAGAAATAATATATTGAAATTGCTTGATAGTTGGAACCGGTAA
- a CDS encoding helix-turn-helix transcriptional regulator: MNEYIHQLKQLRKSKKLTIIELAKKMGVSQKYIVRLEEGKIKPTKEQVETIKAFIEGKL, encoded by the coding sequence ATCCACCAACTCAAACAGCTTCGCAAATCTAAAAAGCTAACTATAATCGAACTTGCTAAAAAGATGGGCGTATCTCAGAAATATATTGTGCGGTTAGAAGAGGGGAAGATTAAGCCGACTAAGGAGCAGGTTGAGACAATAAAAGCTTTTATTGAAGGGAAGCTTTAA